One Helicoverpa armigera isolate CAAS_96S chromosome 12, ASM3070526v1, whole genome shotgun sequence DNA window includes the following coding sequences:
- the LOC110384032 gene encoding uncharacterized protein LOC110384032 isoform X1, with protein MLIRCPAALCVVAFLLAAVRASSEGNLFTCPNGWELKGLHCYKFFNIRHSWEKAAELCRRYGSELMVVDSYSENNMTASMVPASPSNNHYWLGLATVDDLRTNTLESAAGALVSQYAGFWDLRQPNPKEGECVDVHVTSDSQSWELTTCETLLPFMCRATACPAGTFHCSNGKCINAAFKCDKQDDCGDASDEMDCASECHFYMASSGDVVESPNYPHKYPPFSDCKWTLEGPQGQNIVLQFQDFETEKSFDTVQILVGGRTEDKSVNLATLSGKQDLSNKIFVSASNFMIIKFSTDGSVERKGFRAAWKTESSNCGGMLRATPQGQVLTSPGYPNGYPGGLECVYVIEAQPGRIVSLEVEDLELGMNRDYIVIKDGNTPSSPVLARLTGPGEENQKVVISTTNHLYMYFRTSLGDSKKGFNMRYSQGCRATIIAANGTVTSPAYGLTSYPNNQECLYRIKNPNGGPLSLKFDEFNIHPSDVVQVFDGASTSGLRLHSDNGFTVKPRITLTASSGEMLMRFMSDALHNGMGWKATFSADCPTLKSGLGALASNRDTAFGTVITFSCPTGQEFATGKSRITTKCLDGGKWSTTYIPSCQEVYCGPVPQIDNGFSIGSTNVTYRGVATYQCYAGFAFPTGQPIERISCLADGRWERTPTCLASQCVALPDVPHANVTILNGGGRSYGTIVRYECEPGYVRSGQPVLLCMSNGTWSGDVPTCSKALCPKFPEIKNGFIVDQTRIYMFGDEARVQCFKGYKLNGPSVLKCGPNQEFDNPPTCEDINECANSQCDTASTECKNTQGGFFCPCKPGFAPSLDCRPVGDLGLINGAIPDESITTSAPEPGYTRGMVRLNNGGGWCGNNLEAGANWILIDLRAPTIIRGFRTMSVMRADGNIAFTSAIRIQYTNDLTDVFKDYTNPDGTAVEFRILEPTLSVLNLPVPIEAQYVKFKIQDYVGAPCLKVEIMGCARLDCLDINECSENNGGCDQKCLNTPGNFSCACNIGYELYSSNGTAGFAIEKSETGERDGDTYQRNKSCVPVMCPPLGPPENGKLLSTKNSYHFGDIVQFQCDFGFVMSGFSSLLCTSSGTWNGTAPECQYARCVTLSDDKNDGLKVIRDDPESVLVPYRDNVTITCTSPGRQLRNTVTSSFRQCVYDPKPGLPNYWFSGAQPQCPRKDCGTPMPTPGAEYGQYPDTKYQSSFFFGCQNTFKLAGQTSKHDNVVRCQANGIWDFGDLRCEGPVCEDPGRPADGYQIARSYEQGSEVLFGCSRPGYILINPRPITCIREPECKVIRPLGLASGRIPDSAINATSERPNYEARNIRLNSVTGWCGKQEAFTYVSVDLGKVYRVKAILVKGVVTSDIVGRPTEIRFFYKQAENENYVVYFPNFNLTMRDPGNYGELAMITLPKFVQARFVILGIVSFMDNACLKFELMGCDEPATDPLLGYDYGYSPCVDNEPPVFQNCPQQPIVVQTDVNGGLLPVNFTEPTATDNSGAIARLEVTPQHFRTPIQVFHNMVVRYVAFDFDGNVAICEVNITVPDYTPPKLSCPQSYVIELVDKQDSYAVNFNDTRRRINATDASGEVFLKFIPERAVIPIRGYENVTVIASDKYGNRAQCNFQVSVQATPCVDWELMPPANGAMNCLPGDRGIQCIATCSPGFRFTDGEPVKTFVCETKRQWVPTSVVPDCVSENTQQAAYHVVSTVQYRALGAVSNACLPKYKDLVAQYDNVLNERLTQRCSAVNVNINVTFVNVIPTLLDENVVKMDFVLAIIPAVRQTQLYDLCGSTLNLIFDLSVPYASALIEPVLNVSSIGNQCPPLRAIRSSITKGFTCSVGEVLNMDTNDVPRCLHCPAGTFAEEKQKTCTMCPRGFFQNQARQGSCLKCPQGTFTREEGSKDINDCIPVCGYGTYSPTGLVPCLECPRNSYTGEPPLGGFKDCQACPVNTFTYQPAAPGRDRCRAKCAPGTYSPTGLAPCSQCPRNFYQNLVGQTLCMECPTNMKTVGTGSTGLEECLPVECSNSACQHGGLCVPKGHGVQCYCPAGFSGRRCEIDIDECASQPCYNGGTCTDLPQGYRCSCPTGYGGINCQEERSDCRNDTCPERAMCKDEPGYDNYTCLCRSGYTGVDCDITIDPCSANGNPCTNGASCIALQQGRYKCECLPGWEGQLCEINTDDCIEKPCLLGAPCTDLVNDFSCACPPGFTGKRCHEKIDLCSNEPCKHGICVDKLFIHQCICDPGWSGPSCDININECVISPCENGGQCIDGIDDFNCICEAGYTGKRCQHTIDDCSSNPCQNGASCVDQIDGFICKCRPGYIGLQCETAIDECLNEPCNAVGTEKCIDLDNKFECVCREGFTGETCETNIDDCASDPCFNGGSCKDDIGDYKCACQPGWTGKRCEHDIGNCMNLPCQNHAKCIDLFQDFFCVCPSGTDGKQCETAPERCIGSPCMHGGKCQDFGSGLNCTCSQDYTGIGCQYEFDACDAGLCQNGATCVDEGEGYNCICAPGFQGKNCDEDIIDCKENSCPPSATCIDLPGRFYCQCPFNLTGDDCRKTISVDYDLYFSDPLRSSAAQVVPFDTGSADSLTVAMWVQYTQQDEGGIFFTAYSVSNSHIALNRKQIIQMHSNGVQVSLFPELQDVYLSFGEFATVNDGQWHHVALVWDGNNGGELTLITEGLIASKLEGYGSGRTLPQYVWVTLGKPQSDNPKAYTEAGFQGHLTKVQIWNRALDVTNEIQKQVRDCRTEPVLYSGLGLTWAGYDDLLGGVERIVPSHCGQRVCPNGYSGSKCQQLQVDKEPPRVDRCPGDLWVIAKNGSSVVSWDVPQFSDNVGVAKVVEKSGHRPGQNLAWGAYDIAYIAYDAAGNAATCTFKVTVLAEFCPPLPDPLGGYQSCRDWGAGGQFKVCEIACRDGLRFSQPVPPFYTCGAEGFWRPTTDPSLPLVYPACSPASPAQRVFKISMLFPSSVLCNDAGQGVLRQKVRSAINQLNRDWNFCSYAVDGTRECKELDINVKCDHRANSRQTRQVSTPPAEPAKDTYVLDAIIPVEETRSSREGRQVGDTYNVEISFPSVNDPVIHNGNNERSTVQRLLEKLILEDEQFDVRNILPNTVPDPASLELVSDYACPTGQVVMAPDCVACAVGTFLDAASDTCKPCPQGTYQSEAGQVQCTACPAIAGQPGVTQSTGARSAADCKERCAAGKYYDAEADLCRPCGHGSYQPREGAFSCMSCPRGQTTRATEAVSAAECRDDCPSGEQLSSDGGCEPCPRGTWRANGSGAACAPCPPGTTTPKSGASSPDQCSLPVCRPGSYLNVTLNTCVQCRKGTYQSEAQQTVCVPCPINTSTRGPGATSESECTNPCEMSGPEMHCDVNAYCLLIPETSEFKCQCKPGFNGTGKVCLDVCQDFCDNGGECVKDARGEPSCRCTGSFTGRHCREKSEFAYIASGVAGGVIFIIFLVLLVWMICARSTKKKEPKKTLTPAIDQNGSQVNFYYGAHTPYAESIAPSHHSTYAHYYDDEEDGWEMPNFYNETYMKESLHNGMNGKMNSLARSNASIYGTKEDLYDRLKRHAYPGKKDKSDSDSEGQ; from the exons GATGGGAGTTGAAAGGCTTACACTGTTACAAATTCTTCAACATCAGGCATTCATGGGAGAAAGCGGCAGAACTATGTCGAAG GTACGGCAGCGAACTCATGGTTGTAGATAGCTATTCTGAAAACAACATGACTGCCAGCATGGTGCCAGCCAGCCCCAGCAACAATCACTACTGGCTCGGCCTCGCGACGGTCGACGACCTAAGAACGAACACACTCGAGTCAGCTGCTGGTGCTCTAGTCTCACAGTATGCCGGTTTCTGGGACCTGCGACAACCGAACCCAAAGGAAGGAGAATGTGTCGACGTTCACGTCACATCCGATAGTCAGTCGTGGGAGCTAACGACCTGTGAAACTCTTTTGCCATTCATGTGCCGAGCTACTGCCTGCCCTGCCG gaACCTTCCATTGTTCAAATGGAAAATGCATAAACGCAGCCTTCAAATGCGACAAGCAAGACGATTGCGGTGATGCTTCCGATGAAATGGACTGTGCTTCCGAATGTCACTTCTACATGGCCAGCAGCGGAGATGTAGTCGAGAGTCCTAACTACCCTCACAAATATCCTCCCTTCAGCGACTGCAAATGGACTCTCGAGGGGCCACAAGGTCAAAATATCGTGTTACAGTTCCAAGATTTTGAAACTGAAAAGTCTTTCGACACTGTTCAAATTCTGGTAGGTGGCAGGACCGAAGATAAATCTGTAAATTTAGCGACACTTTCTGGCAAACAAGATTTATCTAACAAAATTTTCGTATCCGCTTCGAACTTCATGATCATTAAATTCAGTACAGACGGTTCAGTAGAAAGGAAAGGTTTCCGCGCAGCTTGGAAGACAGAGTCCTCTAATTGTGGAGGTATGCTACGAGCTACCCCTCAAGGTCAAGTACTCACTTCACCCGGCTATCCTAATGGTTATCCTGGTGGTCTAGAATGCGTTTACGTGATTGAAGCGCAACCAGGTAGAATAGTCTCATTAGAAGTCGAGGATCTGGAATTGGGAATGAATAGGGATTACATCGTTATTAAAGATGGTAATACTCCATCGAGCCCTGTATTAGCCAGGTTAACTGGACCAGGTGAAGAAAATCAAAAGGTTGTGATATCGACAACGAACCATCTGTACATGTACTTCCGAACGAGTCTTGGCGATTCCAAGAAAGGATTCAACATGAGATATTCTCAAGGCTGCAGAGCAACAATAATTGCAGCAAATGGCACCGTTACATCACCTGCATATGGTCTCACAAGTTACCCGAATAATCAAGAATGTTTGTATAGAATCAAGAACCCTAACGGTGGTCCACTTTCGTTAAAATTCGACGAATTTAACATCCACCCATCCGACGTAGTGCAAGTATTTGACGGAGCAAGCACAAGTGGCTTAAGATTACATTCTGACAATGGATTCACCGTGAAACCAAGAATAACACTGACTGCTTCCAGTGGCGAAATGTTGATGCGATTTATGTCTGATGCTTTGCATAATGGAATGGGTTGGAAGGCGACGTTCTCGGCAG ATTGCCCTACACTTAAATCCGGACTCGGTGCTTTAGCGTCAAACAGAGATACCGCCTTTGGAACAGTTATAACATTCTCATGTCCGACTGGACAAGAATTCGCCACAGGGAAATCTCGTATCACAACAAAATGTTTAGACGGAGGAAAATGGTCAACGACTTACATTCCTAGCTGTCAAG AGGTATATTGTGGTCCAGTCCCACAAATCGATAATGGATTTTCAATTGGCTCCACTAACGTGACTTATCGAGGTGTTGCAACTTACCAATGTTATGCTGGATTTGCTTTCCCGACTGGACAGCCTATCGAGAGAATCTCATGTCTTGCTGACGGCCGATGGGAAAGAACACCGACTTGCTTGG CTTCACAATGCGTGGCTCTTCCGGATGTCCCTCATGCCAATGTCACAATATTAAACGGTGGAGGCCGTAGCTACGGTACCATTGTTCGATACGAGTGTGAACCTGGTTACGTCAGATCTGGACAGCCAGTATTGCTCTGTATGAGCAATGGAACTTGGTCGGGAGATGTACCAACGTGCTCAAAGGCTTTATGCCCCAAATTTCCAGAAATTAAAAACGGGTTCATCGTTGATCAGACTAGGATTTACATGTTTGGTGACGAAGCCCGTGTTCAATGTTTCAAgg GATACAAACTCAATGGACCTAGTGTGCTCAAATGTGGACCCAACCAAGAATTCGATAACCCACCAACTTGTGAAGACATCAATGAGTGCGCAAATAGCCAATGTGACACAGCCTCAACAGAATGTAAGAATACTCAGGGTGGTTTCTTCTGCCCCTGCAAACCTGGCTTTGCGCCAAGCTTAGACTGCAGACCTGTAGGTGATTTGGGATTAATTAACGGTGCTATTCCTGATGAGTCAATAACAACTTCTGCTCCAGAACCTGGATATACCAGAGGC ATGGTGCGTTTGAATAATGGCGGTGGTTGGTGTGGAAACAACTTAGAAGCCGGAGCTAACTGGATTCTTATAGACTTAAGAGCACCGACAATCATCAGAGGATTCAGGACGATGAGCGTCATGCGTGCCGACGGCAATATCGCGTTCACTTCTGCTATCAGAATTCAGTACACTAACGACTTGACCGATGTATTCAAAGACTACACTAACCCTGATGGCACTGCAGTTGAATTCCGAATTTTGGAGCCCACTCTATCTGTCCTCAATTTACCAGTACCAATTGAAGCTCAGTACGTCAAGTTCAAAATCCAAGATTATGTTGGCGCACCGTGTCTGAAGGTTGAAATTATGGGCTGTGCCAGGCTGGATTGTTTAGATATCAATGAGTGCAGTGAAAATAACGGTGGATGTGATCAGAAATGTCTAAACAC GCCCGGAAACTTCTCGTGTGCTTGCAACATTGGTTACGAGCTTTATTCATCTAACGGCACAGCTGGATTTGCAATTGAAAAGTCAGAAACAGGTGAACGAGATGGAGATACATACCAAAGGAACAAATCCTGTGTACCAGTTATGTGCCCGCCTCTTGGACCTCCTGAAAATGGAAAACTACTGTCTACGAAGAATTCTTACCACTTTGGAGATATTGTTCAGTTCCAGTGTGACTTTGGATTTGTTATGTCTGGATTCTCGTCACTTCTTTGCACTTCAAGCGGAACTTGGAACGGAACAGCACCTGAGTGTCAAT atGCTCGTTGCGTGACATTGTCTGATGATAAGAACGACGGTTTGAAGGTAATCAGAGATGACCCAGAAAGCGTGCTAGTTCCTTACAGGGACAACGTTACAATTACCTGCACATCACCAGGAAGACAGCTAAGAAACACAGTGACATCATCTTTCAGGCAGTGCGTGTATGATCCTAAACCG GGCCTACCCAATTACTGGTTTTCGGGAGCTCAACCTCAATGTCCAAGAAAGGACTGTGGTACTCCAATGCCTACGCCAGGTGCTGAATATGGCCAGTACCCAGACACTAAATACCAAAGCTCTTTCTTCTTTGGATGCCAAAACACCTTCAAGCTGGCAGGACAAACAAGCAAACACGATAATGTAGTCAGATGTCAAGCTAATGGTATTTGGGATTTCGGAGATTTGAGATGTGAGGGACCAGTTTGTGAAGACCCAGGCAGGCCAGCTGACGGTTACCAAATTGCAAGAAGCTACGAACAAGGATCTGAAGTGCTATTTGGCTGTTCTAGACCTGGTTACATTTTGATCAACCCAAGACCTATAACTTGTATACGCGAGCCTGAATGTAAAGTAATCAGGCCTCTTGGACTGGCGTCTGGCAGAATACCTGACTCTGCCATTAACGCGACATCTGAAAGACCTAACTACGAGGCAAGGAACATCAGGCTCAACTCAGTAACAGGCTGGTGTGGCAAGCAAGAAGCTTTTACCTACGTTAGCGTTGATTTAGGAAAAGTATACAGAGTTAAAGCTATACTTGTCAAGGGAGTCGTTACCTCTGACATTGTGGGCAGACCAACAGAAATAAGATTCTTCTACAAACAAGCTGAAAATGAGAACTACGTGGTTTACTTCCCCAATTTCAACCTAACAATGAGAGATCCTGGAAACTATGGTGAACTCGCGATGATCACTTTGCCCAAATTTGTACAAGCTAGATTCGTAATTTTGGGTATTGTTAGCTTCATGGATAACGCTTGTCTGAAATTCGAACTGATGGGTTGCGATGAACCAGCTACAGATCCTCTGTTAGGTTACGATTATGGATACTCGCCTTGCGTCG ATAATGAGCCACCAGTTTTCCAAAACTGTCCTCAACAACCAATCGTAGTTCAAACCGATGTCAACGGAGGTTTGTTACCAGTCAACTTTACTGAGCCTACAGCAACAGACAACTCGGGTGCTATTGCGAGATTAGAGGTTACACCCCAACACTTCAGAACACCGATCCAAGTATTCCACAACATGGTGGTACGATACGTCGCATTCGACTTCGATGGTAACGTAGCTATTTGCGAAGTCAACATCACTGTACCAGACTACACTCCGCCAAAACTCAGCTGCCCACAAAGCTACGTTATAGAACTAGTTGACAAACAAGACAGTTATGCAGTTAACTTCAACGATACGAGAAGGAGAATAAATGCAACAGATGCGTCTGGCGAAGTTTTCCTCAAATTCATTCCGGAAAGAGCTGTCATTCCTATTCGCGGATATGAAAATGTAACTGTTATCGCTTCTGACAAATACGGAAACAGAGCTCAGTGCAACTTCCAA GTATCCGTTCAAGCGACACCTTGTGTAGATTGGGAGCTTATGCCACCAGCAAATGGCGCTATGAACTGCTTGCCTGGCGATCGAGGAATTCAATGTATTGCCACGTGTAGTCCTGGATTTAGATTCACCGATGGCGAACCCGTTAAAACGTTTGTCTGCGAAACTAAACGCCAGTGGGTGCCTACATCAGTCGTACCAGACTGCGTTTCTGAAA ATACTCAACAAGCTGCATACCATGTCGTGTCTACTGTTCAGTACCGTGCTCTTGGAGCTGTTTCCAACGCTTGCTTACCCAAATATAAGGACTTGGTAGCACAATACGACAACGTATTAAATGAAAGGCTTACCCAACGTTGCTCAGCCGTAAACGTTAACATAAACGTTACGTTTGTCAACGTTATACCCACACTACTTGACGAAAATGTCGTCAAAATGGACTTTGTATTAGCTATCATACCAGCTGTGCGACAAACTCAGCTCTACGATCTGTGTGGTTCGACATTAAACCTCATATTTGATTTATCTGTGCCATATGCCAGTGCTCTTATTGAACCCGTCCTGAATGTATCGTCTATTGGTAACCAATGTCCACCATTGAGAGCGATCAGAAGTTCCATCACTAAAGGATTCACTTGTAGTGTCGGCGAAGTGCTGAATATGGATACGAACGATGTACCAAGATGCT TACACTGTCCTGCTGGAACGTTTGCGGAAGAGAAACAAAAGACCTGTACAATGTGTCCTCGCGGTTTCTTCCAAAATCAAGCTCGCCAAGGATCATGTCTCAAGTGTCCGCAAGGTACATTCACTAGAGAGGAAGGCTCTAAGGACATAAACGATTGTATACCAGTGTGTGGATACGGTACATACTCGCCAACAGGATTAGTTCCTTGTTTGGAATGTCCTAGGAACAGTTACACAGGAGAACCACCTCTAGGAGGGTTCAAAGATTGTCAAGCCTGCCCAGTTAACACCTTCACATACCAGCCAGCTGCCCCTGGAAGAGACAGGTGCAGGGCTAAATGCGCACCTGGTACTTATTCACCAACTGGCTTAGCTCCATGCTCTCAGTGCCCAAGGAACTTCTACCAAAACCTTGTTGGCCAAACATTGTGTATGGAATGTCCCACGAACATGAAAACTGTCGGCACTGGATCGACAGGCTTGGAAGAATGTTTACCGGTAGAATGCTCAAACAGCGCATGTCAACATGGTGGTCTATGCGTACCTAAAGGTCACGGAGTACAGTGTTATTGTCCTGCTGGATTCTCCGGACGCAGATGTGAAATTGACATTGACGAATGCGCCAGCCAGCCCTGCTACAACGGTGGTACTTGTACCGATCTACCACAAGGCTATCGCTGCTCTTGTCCAACGGGATACGGAGGCATTAACTGTCAAGAAGAAAGATCCGACTGTAGAAACGATACCTGTCCCGAAAGAGCCATGTGCAAAGATGAACCTGGATACGATAACTACACCTGTCTCTGCAGATCAGGATATACTGGCGTTGATTGTGATATCACG ATTGATCCATGCTCGGCTAACGGAAATCCTTGCACTAATGGCGCGAGTTGCATTGCTCTTCAACAAGGTCGATACAAGTGCGAATGCTTACCAGGCTGGGAAGGACAACTTTGTGAAATCAATACTGACGATTGTATCGAAAAACCTTGCCTGCTAGGCGCACCTTGTACTGATTTAGTTAATGACTTTAGTTGCGCATGTCCGCCAGGTTTCACAGGAAAACGATGCCATGAAAAGATAGACCTTTGCTCGAACGAACCATGCAAACACGGTATTTGCGTAGATAAACTCTTTATTCATCAATGCATCTGTGACCCAGGCTGGAGTGGTCCTTCTTGTGACATTAACATCAACGAATGTGTTATTTCTCCTTGTGAGAATGGTGGCCAATGTATTGATGGCATCGATGATTTCAACTGTATTTGCGAAGCTGGTTACACAGGCAAGAGATGCCAGCACACTATTGACGACTGCTCTTCCAACCCATGCCAGAACGGTGCATCGTGCGTTGACCAAATAGATGGATTTATCTGTAAATGCCGTCCAGGATACATAGGACTTCAATGTGAGACAGCAATCGATGAATGTCTGAATGAACCTTGCAATGCTGTAGGTACTGAGAAATGCATTGATCTTGATAATAAGTTCGAGTGCGTCTGTAGGGAAGGTTTTACGGGTGAAACTTGTGAAACCAATATCGATGACTGTGCTTCGGACCCATGCTTCAACGGTGGATCGTGCAAAGATGACATAGGCGACTACAAGTGTGCCTGCCAACCAGGTTGGACTGGCAAACGCTGCGAGCATGATATCGGCAACTGCATGAACTTACCTTGTCAAAACCACGCGAAATGCATCGATCTCTTCCAAGACTTCTTCTGCGT tTGCCCAAGCGGAACCGATGGTAAACAATGTGAAACTGCCCCTGAAAGATGTATTGGCAGCCCATGCATGCACGGCGGAAAATGCCAAGACTTCGGTTCTGGACTCAACTGCACGTGTTCGCAAGACTACACTGGAATCGGTTGCCAATATGAGTTCGACGCTTGTGACGCTGGTCTCTGCCAGAACGGAGCTACCTGCGTAGATGAAGGCGAAGGTTACAACTGTATTTGCGCTCCAGGCTTCCAAGGAAAGAATTGTGATGAAGACATTATCGATTGTAAGGAGAACTCGTGCCCACCTTCCGCAACATGCATCGATTTGCCAGGCCGATTCTATTGCCAATGTCCATTCAATCTTACTGGTGACGATTGCagaaaaa CTATAAGTGTAGATTACGACCTCTACTTCAGTGACCCATTGCGTTCGAGCGCGGCTCAAGTGGTGCCATTCGATACAGGATCGGCTGATAGTTTGACCGTAGCTATGTGGGTGCAATACACGCAACAAGACGAAGGCGGAATATTCTTTACAGCATACAGTGTTAG cAACTCCCATATTGCTCTAAACAGAAAGCAAATAATTCAAATGCACTCGAACGGCGTACAAGTTTCTCTTTTCCCGGAACTACAAGATGTTTACCTAAGCTTCGGTGAATTCGCAACAGTAAACGACGGACAATGGCACCATGTCGCTTTAGTCTGGGACGGTAACAATGGCGGTGAATTAACTCTTATCACTGAAGGTTTGATTGCTAGCAAGCTTGAAGGATACGGAAGCGGACGAACACTACCACAATA tgtaTGGGTAACACTTGGCAAGCCTCAATCTGACAACCCGAAGGCATACACCGAAGCTGGATTCCAAGGCCATCTAACTAAAGTACAAATATGGAACCGTGCCCTCGATGTGACGAACGAAATTCAGAAACAAGTCCGTGACTGCAGGACGGAGCCCGTCTTGTATAGCGGTCTGGGTCTCACATGGGCTGGATATGACGACCTTCTTGGAGGAGTTGAGAGAATAGTGCCATCTCATTGTGGTCAGCGAGTTTGTCCCAACGGTTATTCCGGATCTAAATGCCAGCAATTGCAAGTAGACAAGGAACCACCAAGAGTAGACCGTTGCCCTGGTGACCTGTGGGTAATTGCGAAGAACGGATCTTCTGTTGTTAGCTGGGATGTACCTCAATTCAGTGATAATGTTGGTGTTGCTAAGGTTGTTGAGAAATCTGGCCACCGGCCTGGACAAAACCTTGCATGGGGAGCATATGATATTGCTTATATCGCGTATGATGCTGCAGGCAACGCGGCTACTTGCACATTCAAAGTTACTGTTTTGG ctGAATTCTGTCCTCCATTACCTGATCCACTTGGAGGTTACCAATCGTGCCGCGATTGGGGTGCCGGTGGACAATTCAAAGTATGTGAAATCGCCTGTCGCGACGGCCTTAGATTCTCTCAACCCGTACCACCGTTCTACACATGCGGAGCTGAAGGATTCTGGAGACCAACTACCGATCCATCCCTGCCACTGGTCTACCCTGCCTGCTCAC CGGCCTCACCAGCTCAGCGTGTCTTCAAGATATCGATGTTATTCCCAAGCTCAGTACTCTGTAACGATGCCGGACAAGGTGTACTTCGCCAGAAAGTACGCAGCGCCATTAACCAGCTTAACAGAGACTGGAACTTCTGTTCATACGCTGTTGATG GTACCCGCGAGTGTAAGGAACTGGATATCAATGTGAAATGCGACCACCGCGCGAACTCCAGGCAGACGAGACAAGTATCCACCCCTCCCGCTGAACCTGCTAAAGATACCTATGTACTGGATGCCATCATACCCGTCGAAGA GACACGAAGCAGTAGGGAGGGTCGTCAGGTTGGCGATACGTACAACGTTGAGATCTCTTTCCCGTCTGTCAA CGATCCAGTAATTCACAATGGAAACAACGAACGGTCTACCGTACAACGATTATTGGAGAAATTAATTCTCGAAGACGAACAATTCGACGTGAGGAACATTCTACCTAACACTGTACCTGATCCGGCGAGCTTGGAACTGGTTTCGGACTATGCCTGCCCCACTGGACAAGTTGTTATGGCCCCTGATTGTG TGGCATGTGCGGTGGGTACCTTCCTGGATGCCGCAAGCGACACCTGCAAACCTTGCCCACAAGGAACATACCAATCAGAAGCAGGACAGGTGCAATGTACTGCTTGTCCTGCCATTGCTGGACAGCCCGGAGTCACACAGTCTACCGGAGCCCGTAGTGCTGCGGACTGCAAAG AGAGGTGCGCTGCTGGTAAATACTACGATGCTGAAGCTGATCTCTGCCGTCCTTGTGGTCACGGCTCATACCAACCTCGCGAAGGTGCCTTCTCTTGCATGTCCTGCCCTAGAGGTCAAACGACTCGTGCTACAGAAGCCGTATCGGCAGCTGAATGCAGAGATGACTGTCCTTCAG GAGAACAGCTAAGCAGTGACGGTGGCTGCGAGCCTTGCCCACGAGGCACATGGCGCGCCAATGGATCGGGAGCAGCGTGTGCACCTTGTCCCCCGGGCACCACTACACCTAAGTCCGGAGCGTCGTCCCCCGATCAATGCTCTCTACCCGTCTGCAGACCTG GCTCATACCTCAACGTCACCTTGAACACATGTGTTCAGTGCAGAAAAGGAACCTATCAATCAGAGGCCCAACAGACAGTGTGCGTCCCTTGCCCAATCAACACAAGTACGAGAGGCCCTGGTGCT ACATCGGAATCAGAATGCACGAACCCGTGTGAGATGAGTGGCCCGGAAATGCACTGCGATGTCAATGCTTATTGCCTTTTGATACCGGAGACAAGCGAGTTCAAGTGCCAATGCAAGCCGGGCTTTAACGGCACTGGAAAAGTCTGTTTAG ATGTATGTCAAGACTTCTGTGACAATGGAGGCGAATGCGTGAAGGACGCGCGAGGCGAGCCTTCTTGTCGCTGTACTGGTTCGTTCACCGGCCGTCACTGCAGAGAAAAGAGCGAGTTCGCCTACATCGCCAGCGGAGTGGCGGGAGGAGTGATCTTCATCATATTCTTAGTGCTGCTTGTATGGATGATTTGTGCGAG ATCAACAAAGAAGAAGGAACCAAAGAAGACATTAACACCAGCTATCGACCAAAACGGCTCCCAAGTGAACTTCTACTACGGAGCGCATACGCCGTACGCGGAGTCCATAGCTCCTTCGCATCACTCCACGTATGCACACTATTATGATGACGAGGAAGACGGTTGGGAGATGCCCAACTTCTACAACGAAACCTACATGAAGGAAAGCCTTCATAATGGCATGAATGGCAAAATGAACAGCTTAGCGCGATCCAACGCCAGCATATACGGGACAAAGGAAGACCTCTACGACAGACTAAAGAGGCATGCGTACCCGGGTAAGAAAG ATAAGAGTGACAGCGACAGTGAAGGTCAGTAA